A window from Populus trichocarpa isolate Nisqually-1 chromosome 3, P.trichocarpa_v4.1, whole genome shotgun sequence encodes these proteins:
- the LOC18096996 gene encoding DNA (cytosine-5)-methyltransferase CMT2 isoform X4 encodes MKSSSSPTDSRPKLTPLQVYESTSTSRRSPRLAPPNNNVPSKTPKSNKPKTTHISLRRSPRLEPTPASPQSVSRKKHSRNVSKTKCSARNVSVDRKIPSRSSRVGNSRMQNVAANRTVLLDSSALRRSPRLSSADMEIVVSERNASVVVADTARLRRSPRLANGYAEVAVSKVRTFLKRKRVSDEMSRSPRNQNGRLDVQFALVQSEKCSRFIVNEENERNCLKVECSSKDLSKGSPVACSSANAKLGCCEKRGCQSVLLTISDSEVGDSGEFEAKPLLLPWHGDNESQTGMVKCDDGSSVFEEEPLRMSPSFDFANENAVINESPIKSCKWSSALDGDGNFEVISCSSGIFDSNDACPSKRVKICEENSVSGMSDEKLLRRSPRTNSIVVTENGENKSGKKQSPKTNSGKELSLEKASSGKKQKEHRGNCSLIGDPVAHDEAQERWHWRYEMKSKRTKHPRLALDDDDEDKVVWNVECHYTQANIEGRIINLGDCVYVKGEGAKNHIGSILEFFKTTDREDYFRVQWFYRAEDTVMKEAADFHDNKRLFYSTVMNDNPIDCIISKVTVVQISPRVHLKFHSTPASDFYFDMEYCVDYSTFRTLLTGKNLNSTPGTELLFESCCNCMSNGGREGTVSSFNGRHEILVRNQYCSLRGHELSPLPFCDSRSATPSDISMENMSTCGSYKAKLTLLDLFSGCGGMSTGLCLGAKVSCVDLVTRWALDSDESACQSLKLNHPETHVRNEAAEDFLELLKEWQKLCKRYAVNDVGRTHKSRSMASSMSKQNKNSSNDDDIASGEYEVARLVDICYGKTDKRGKRGLKFKVHWKGYSTSEDSWEPIEGLSNCEHSIRDFVREGFKSKILPLPGDADVICGGPPCQGISGYNRYRNVDSPLADERNIQIVVFMDIVQFLKPKYVLMENVVDILRFDKASFARYALSRLVHMKYQARLGTVAAGCYGLPQFRLRVFLWGAHPKEKLPQFPLPSHDVIVRYWPPPEFERNTVAYDEDQPRDDLEKATVLRDAISDLPDVTSHETREEMAYDKPPETDFQQFIRSTRNEMTGSELSGTRMINLLYDHRPYSLTEEDFARVCQIPKKKGANFRDLPGVVVGADNVARRDPTEEQMLLPSGKPLVPDFALNFEGGKSRRPYARLWWDETVSTVVTFPDLHSQSKIEFSPYENVLGCKVFLIIIDSAGQLNKGIVKLEMQLQFL; translated from the exons ATGAAATCGTCATCATCACCAACGGATTCAAGACCAAAATTAACACCTTTGCAGGTGTACGAATCCACTTCTACCTCAAGAAGATCTCCAAGATTAGCTCCACCAAACAACAATGTACCTTCAAAAACCCCCAAATCTAACAAACCCAAAACAACTCACATTTCCCTCAGACGATCTCCGAGGCTTGAACCCACACCTGCTTCTCCCCAAAGCGTTTCGAGGAAAAAGCACAGCCGAAACGTTTCTAAAACGAAATGCTCTGCTCGAAACGTTTCTGTTGACCGCAAAATCCCGTCGAGGTCCTCAAGGGTGGGGAATTCGCGCATGCAAAATGTTGCCGCCAACAGAACAGTTTTGTTGGATTCTTCAGCTTTGAGGAGGTCGCCGAGGCTGTCAAGTGCGGACATGGAGATTGTTGTTAGTGAACGAAACGCTTCAGTTGTTGTGGCGGATACAGCGCGCTTGAGGAGGTCCCCGAGGCTGGCAAATGGGTACGCGGAGGTTGCGGTCAGTAAAGTGAGGACTTTcttaaagagaaagagagtgtCTGACGAGATGTCAAGGTCACCAAGAAATCAAAACGGCCGATTGGACGTACAGTTTGCCTTAGTTCAG AGTGAAAAATGCTCGCGCTTCATAGTAAA CGAAGAGAATGAAAGAAATTGTTTGAAAGTAGAATGCTCGAGTAAGGACTTATCAAAGGGGTCACCTGTAGCATGCAGTTCAGCAAATGCTAAACTGGGATGCTGTGAAAAGCGTGGTTGTCAGTCTGTTTTGTTGACAATTTCTGACTCTGAAGTAGGGGATTCGGGAGAGTTTGAAGCCAAACCGCTATTGCTTCCATGGCATGGAGATAATGAGAGTCAAACTGGGATGGTAAAATGTGATGATGGCTCAAGTGTGTTTGAGGAGGAGCCGTTGAGGATGTCTCCAAGTTTTGATTTTGCAAATGAAAATGCTGTTATCAACGAGTCTCCCATAAAATCTTGTAAATGGTCCTCGGCATTGGATGGGGATGGGAATTTTGAAGTGATATCTTGTTCCAGTGGGATTTTTGATTCGAACGATGCATGCCCTTCTAAGAGGGTTAAAATTTGTGAAGAAAATTCTGTTTCAGGAATGTCAGATGAGAAGCTCTTGAGACGGTCTCCCAGGACAAACTCAATTGTTGTGACTGAAAATGGGGAAAACAAGTCAGGTAAGAAGCAATCTCCAAAGACGAATTCTGGTAAAGAACTGTCTTTGGAGAAGGCTTCTTCAGGGAAGAAGCAGAAGGAACACAGAGGTAATTGTTCCCTGATTGGAGATCCTGTCGCCCATGATGAAGCTCAAGAAAGGTGGCATTGGCGATATGAAATGAAG AGTAAGAGAACCAAGCATCCAAGACTCGCTTTAGA tgatgatgatgaagataagGTTGTTTGGAATGTTGAATGCCATTACACTCAGGCTAATATTGAAGGTCGCATCATTAATCTTGGAGATTGTGTCTATGTAAAG GGTGAAGGAGCAAAAAATCATATTGGTAGTATCTTAGAGTTTTTCAAGACAACAGACAGGGAAGATTATTTTAGGGTCCAATGGTTTTACAGAGCTGAGGATACG GTGATGAAAGAAGCAGCTGATTTTCATGACAATAAGCGGTTATTTTATTCCACAGTGATGAATGATAATCCAATAGATTGCATTATTTCTAAAGTCACTGTTGTACAGATATCACCTAGG GtacatttaaaatttcattcaacACCAGCGTCTGACTTCTACTTTGACATGGAATACTGTGTGGATTATTCAACATTTCGAACTTTGCTGACTGGTAAGAATTTAAATTCTACTCCTGGTACCGAGTTGCTGTTTGAGTCTTGCTGCAATTGCATGTCAAATGGAGGAAGGGAAGGaacagtttcatcattcaatggaAGGCATGAGATATTGGTCAGGAACCAAT ATTGTTCATTAAGGGGACATGAGTTATCACCACTGCCTTTCTGTGATTCTCGATCTGCAACTCCCAGTGATATTTCAATGGAAAACATGTCCACTTGTGGAAGTTACAAAGCAAAGTTGACACTACTAGATCTTTTCTCTGGCTGTGGTGGAATGTCAACTGGATTATGCCTGGGTGCCAAAGTTTCTTGTGTCGATCTTGTGACG aGATGGGCGCTAGACAGTGATGAGTCTGCATGTCAAAGCTTGAAGTTAAATCATCCGGAGACACAT GTTAGGAATGAAGCTGCCGAGGATTTTCTTGAACTATTGAAGGAATGGCAAAAGCTATGCAAACGTTATGCGGTCAATGATGTAGGAAGGACACATAAGTCACGGTCAATGGCATCAAGTatgtcaaaacaaaataaaaattcttcaaatgatgatgatattgcTTCTGGTGAATATGAAGTCGCTAGGCTTGTTGACATTTGTTATGGGAAGACCGATAAGAGAGGAAAGCGTGGGCTGAAATTTAAG GTGCACTGGAAGGGTTATAGTACCAGTGAAGATTCATGGGAGCCAATTGAAGGCTTAAG taACTGTGAACATTCTATACGGGATTTTGTAAGAGAGGGGTTCAAATCCAAGATCTTGCCACTTCCT GGTGATGCTGATGTGATTTGTGGAGGTCCTCCATGCCAAGGGATTAGTGGCTATAATCGCTATAGAAATGTTGATTCTCCACTTGCTGATGAAAGAAATATTCAGATTGTAGTCTTCATGGACATAGTGCAGTTCTTAAAACCTAAATATGTGCTGATGGAAAATGTAGTTGACATCCTTAGATTTGACAAGGCTTCGTTTGCTAGATATGCTTTAAGCCGATTGGTGCATATGAAATACCAAGCAAGGCTTGGCACTGTTGCAGCTGGTTGTTATGGTCTTCCACAATTTCGGCTGCGTGTTTTCTTGTGGGGAGCTCATCCCAAGGAG AAACTGCCTCAATTTCCACTTCCTTCTCATGATGTTATTGTCAGATATTGGCCTCCACCTGAGTTTGAG CGGAACACTGTTGCCTATGATGAAGATCAACCTCGTGATGATCTAGAAAAAGCCACAGTTCTTCGTGATGCCATTTCAGATCTTCCAGAT GTCACAAGCCATGAAACCCGTGAGGAAATGGCATACGACAAGCCTCCAGAAACTGACTTTCAACAATTCATAAGGTCAACAAGAAACG AGATGACTGGTTCTGAGCTCAGTGGAACAAGAATGATCAATTTGCTATATGACCATCGTCCTTATTCATTAACTGAAGAAGATTTTGCTCGAGTTTGccaaattcctaaaaaaaag GGAGCAAATTTCAGGGACCTACCTGGTGTGGTTGTAGGAGCTGACAATGTTGCCCGGCGGGATCCAACGGAAGAGCAAATGTTGTTGCCATCTGGAAAGCCCCTG GTACCTGATTTTGCCTTAAATTTCGAAGGAGGAAAGTCTAGAAG GCCATATGCGAGATTATGGTGGGATGAAACAGTGTCGACTGTTGTTACTTTTCCGGATCTTCACAGCCAG AGCAAGATCGAGTTCTCACCATACGAGAATGTGCTAGGCTGCAAGGTTTTCCTGATTATTATAGATTCTGCGGGACAGTTAAACAAAG
- the LOC18096996 gene encoding DNA (cytosine-5)-methyltransferase CMT2 isoform X3 — MKSSSSPTDSRPKLTPLQVYESTSTSRRSPRLAPPNNNVPSKTPKSNKPKTTHISLRRSPRLEPTPASPQSVSRKKHSRNVSKTKCSARNVSVDRKIPSRSSRVGNSRMQNVAANRTVLLDSSALRRSPRLSSADMEIVVSERNASVVVADTARLRRSPRLANGYAEVAVSKVRTFLKRKRVSDEMSRSPRNQNGRLDVQFALVQSEKCSRFIVNEENERNCLKVECSSKDLSKGSPVACSSANAKLGCCEKRGCQSVLLTISDSEVGDSGEFEAKPLLLPWHGDNESQTGMVKCDDGSSVFEEEPLRMSPSFDFANENAVINESPIKSCKWSSALDGDGNFEVISCSSGIFDSNDACPSKRVKICEENSVSGMSDEKLLRRSPRTNSIVVTENGENKSGKKQSPKTNSGKELSLEKASSGKKQKEHRGNCSLIGDPVAHDEAQERWHWRYEMKSKRTKHPRLALDDDDEDKVVWNVECHYTQANIEGRIINLGDCVYVKGEGAKNHIGSILEFFKTTDREDYFRVQWFYRAEDTVMKEAADFHDNKRLFYSTVMNDNPIDCIISKVTVVQISPRVHLKFHSTPASDFYFDMEYCVDYSTFRTLLTDCSLRGHELSPLPFCDSRSATPSDISMENMSTCGSYKAKLTLLDLFSGCGGMSTGLCLGAKVSCVDLVTRWALDSDESACQSLKLNHPETHVRNEAAEDFLELLKEWQKLCKRYAVNDVGRTHKSRSMASSMSKQNKNSSNDDDIASGEYEVARLVDICYGKTDKRGKRGLKFKVHWKGYSTSEDSWEPIEGLSNCEHSIRDFVREGFKSKILPLPGDADVICGGPPCQGISGYNRYRNVDSPLADERNIQIVVFMDIVQFLKPKYVLMENVVDILRFDKASFARYALSRLVHMKYQARLGTVAAGCYGLPQFRLRVFLWGAHPKEKLPQFPLPSHDVIVRYWPPPEFERNTVAYDEDQPRDDLEKATVLRDAISDLPDVTSHETREEMAYDKPPETDFQQFIRSTRNEMTGSELSGTRMINLLYDHRPYSLTEEDFARVCQIPKKKGANFRDLPGVVVGADNVARRDPTEEQMLLPSGKPLVPDFALNFEGGKSRRPYARLWWDETVSTVVTFPDLHSQAVMHPEQDRVLTIRECARLQGFPDYYRFCGTVKQRYRQIGNAVAVPVGRALGFTLGMAFQKLSGDDPLMTLPPKFSHSTNLQLAKSLFQKAE; from the exons ATGAAATCGTCATCATCACCAACGGATTCAAGACCAAAATTAACACCTTTGCAGGTGTACGAATCCACTTCTACCTCAAGAAGATCTCCAAGATTAGCTCCACCAAACAACAATGTACCTTCAAAAACCCCCAAATCTAACAAACCCAAAACAACTCACATTTCCCTCAGACGATCTCCGAGGCTTGAACCCACACCTGCTTCTCCCCAAAGCGTTTCGAGGAAAAAGCACAGCCGAAACGTTTCTAAAACGAAATGCTCTGCTCGAAACGTTTCTGTTGACCGCAAAATCCCGTCGAGGTCCTCAAGGGTGGGGAATTCGCGCATGCAAAATGTTGCCGCCAACAGAACAGTTTTGTTGGATTCTTCAGCTTTGAGGAGGTCGCCGAGGCTGTCAAGTGCGGACATGGAGATTGTTGTTAGTGAACGAAACGCTTCAGTTGTTGTGGCGGATACAGCGCGCTTGAGGAGGTCCCCGAGGCTGGCAAATGGGTACGCGGAGGTTGCGGTCAGTAAAGTGAGGACTTTcttaaagagaaagagagtgtCTGACGAGATGTCAAGGTCACCAAGAAATCAAAACGGCCGATTGGACGTACAGTTTGCCTTAGTTCAG AGTGAAAAATGCTCGCGCTTCATAGTAAA CGAAGAGAATGAAAGAAATTGTTTGAAAGTAGAATGCTCGAGTAAGGACTTATCAAAGGGGTCACCTGTAGCATGCAGTTCAGCAAATGCTAAACTGGGATGCTGTGAAAAGCGTGGTTGTCAGTCTGTTTTGTTGACAATTTCTGACTCTGAAGTAGGGGATTCGGGAGAGTTTGAAGCCAAACCGCTATTGCTTCCATGGCATGGAGATAATGAGAGTCAAACTGGGATGGTAAAATGTGATGATGGCTCAAGTGTGTTTGAGGAGGAGCCGTTGAGGATGTCTCCAAGTTTTGATTTTGCAAATGAAAATGCTGTTATCAACGAGTCTCCCATAAAATCTTGTAAATGGTCCTCGGCATTGGATGGGGATGGGAATTTTGAAGTGATATCTTGTTCCAGTGGGATTTTTGATTCGAACGATGCATGCCCTTCTAAGAGGGTTAAAATTTGTGAAGAAAATTCTGTTTCAGGAATGTCAGATGAGAAGCTCTTGAGACGGTCTCCCAGGACAAACTCAATTGTTGTGACTGAAAATGGGGAAAACAAGTCAGGTAAGAAGCAATCTCCAAAGACGAATTCTGGTAAAGAACTGTCTTTGGAGAAGGCTTCTTCAGGGAAGAAGCAGAAGGAACACAGAGGTAATTGTTCCCTGATTGGAGATCCTGTCGCCCATGATGAAGCTCAAGAAAGGTGGCATTGGCGATATGAAATGAAG AGTAAGAGAACCAAGCATCCAAGACTCGCTTTAGA tgatgatgatgaagataagGTTGTTTGGAATGTTGAATGCCATTACACTCAGGCTAATATTGAAGGTCGCATCATTAATCTTGGAGATTGTGTCTATGTAAAG GGTGAAGGAGCAAAAAATCATATTGGTAGTATCTTAGAGTTTTTCAAGACAACAGACAGGGAAGATTATTTTAGGGTCCAATGGTTTTACAGAGCTGAGGATACG GTGATGAAAGAAGCAGCTGATTTTCATGACAATAAGCGGTTATTTTATTCCACAGTGATGAATGATAATCCAATAGATTGCATTATTTCTAAAGTCACTGTTGTACAGATATCACCTAGG GtacatttaaaatttcattcaacACCAGCGTCTGACTTCTACTTTGACATGGAATACTGTGTGGATTATTCAACATTTCGAACTTTGCTGACTG ATTGTTCATTAAGGGGACATGAGTTATCACCACTGCCTTTCTGTGATTCTCGATCTGCAACTCCCAGTGATATTTCAATGGAAAACATGTCCACTTGTGGAAGTTACAAAGCAAAGTTGACACTACTAGATCTTTTCTCTGGCTGTGGTGGAATGTCAACTGGATTATGCCTGGGTGCCAAAGTTTCTTGTGTCGATCTTGTGACG aGATGGGCGCTAGACAGTGATGAGTCTGCATGTCAAAGCTTGAAGTTAAATCATCCGGAGACACAT GTTAGGAATGAAGCTGCCGAGGATTTTCTTGAACTATTGAAGGAATGGCAAAAGCTATGCAAACGTTATGCGGTCAATGATGTAGGAAGGACACATAAGTCACGGTCAATGGCATCAAGTatgtcaaaacaaaataaaaattcttcaaatgatgatgatattgcTTCTGGTGAATATGAAGTCGCTAGGCTTGTTGACATTTGTTATGGGAAGACCGATAAGAGAGGAAAGCGTGGGCTGAAATTTAAG GTGCACTGGAAGGGTTATAGTACCAGTGAAGATTCATGGGAGCCAATTGAAGGCTTAAG taACTGTGAACATTCTATACGGGATTTTGTAAGAGAGGGGTTCAAATCCAAGATCTTGCCACTTCCT GGTGATGCTGATGTGATTTGTGGAGGTCCTCCATGCCAAGGGATTAGTGGCTATAATCGCTATAGAAATGTTGATTCTCCACTTGCTGATGAAAGAAATATTCAGATTGTAGTCTTCATGGACATAGTGCAGTTCTTAAAACCTAAATATGTGCTGATGGAAAATGTAGTTGACATCCTTAGATTTGACAAGGCTTCGTTTGCTAGATATGCTTTAAGCCGATTGGTGCATATGAAATACCAAGCAAGGCTTGGCACTGTTGCAGCTGGTTGTTATGGTCTTCCACAATTTCGGCTGCGTGTTTTCTTGTGGGGAGCTCATCCCAAGGAG AAACTGCCTCAATTTCCACTTCCTTCTCATGATGTTATTGTCAGATATTGGCCTCCACCTGAGTTTGAG CGGAACACTGTTGCCTATGATGAAGATCAACCTCGTGATGATCTAGAAAAAGCCACAGTTCTTCGTGATGCCATTTCAGATCTTCCAGAT GTCACAAGCCATGAAACCCGTGAGGAAATGGCATACGACAAGCCTCCAGAAACTGACTTTCAACAATTCATAAGGTCAACAAGAAACG AGATGACTGGTTCTGAGCTCAGTGGAACAAGAATGATCAATTTGCTATATGACCATCGTCCTTATTCATTAACTGAAGAAGATTTTGCTCGAGTTTGccaaattcctaaaaaaaag GGAGCAAATTTCAGGGACCTACCTGGTGTGGTTGTAGGAGCTGACAATGTTGCCCGGCGGGATCCAACGGAAGAGCAAATGTTGTTGCCATCTGGAAAGCCCCTG GTACCTGATTTTGCCTTAAATTTCGAAGGAGGAAAGTCTAGAAG GCCATATGCGAGATTATGGTGGGATGAAACAGTGTCGACTGTTGTTACTTTTCCGGATCTTCACAGCCAG GCGGTGATGCATCCAGAGCAAGATCGAGTTCTCACCATACGAGAATGTGCTAGGCTGCAAGGTTTTCCTGATTATTATAGATTCTGCGGGACAGTTAAACAAAG
- the LOC18096996 gene encoding DNA (cytosine-5)-methyltransferase CMT2 isoform X2, giving the protein MKSSSSPTDSRPKLTPLQVYESTSTSRRSPRLAPPNNNVPSKTPKSNKPKTTHISLRRSPRLEPTPASPQSVSRKKHSRNVSKTKCSARNVSVDRKIPSRSSRVGNSRMQNVAANRTVLLDSSALRRSPRLSSADMEIVVSERNASVVVADTARLRRSPRLANGYAEVAVSKVRTFLKRKRVSDEMSRSPRNQNGRLDVQFALVQSEKCSRFIVNEENERNCLKVECSSKDLSKGSPVACSSANAKLGCCEKRGCQSVLLTISDSEVGDSGEFEAKPLLLPWHGDNESQTGMVKCDDGSSVFEEEPLRMSPSFDFANENAVINESPIKSCKWSSALDGDGNFEVISCSSGIFDSNDACPSKRVKICEENSVSGMSDEKLLRRSPRTNSIVVTENGENKSGKKQSPKTNSGKELSLEKASSGKKQKEHRGNCSLIGDPVAHDEAQERWHWRYEMKSKRTKHPRLALDDDDEDKVVWNVECHYTQANIEGRIINLGDCVYVKGEGAKNHIGSILEFFKTTDREDYFRVQWFYRAEDTVMKEAADFHDNKRLFYSTVMNDNPIDCIISKVTVVQISPRVHLKFHSTPASDFYFDMEYCVDYSTFRTLLTGKNLNSTPGTELLFESCCNCMSNGGREGTVSSFNGRHEILVRNQYCSLRGHELSPLPFCDSRSATPSDISMENMSTCGSYKAKLTLLDLFSGCGGMSTGLCLGAKVSCVDLVTRWALDSDESACQSLKLNHPETHVRNEAAEDFLELLKEWQKLCKRYAVNDVGRTHKSRSMASSMSKQNKNSSNDDDIASGEYEVARLVDICYGKTDKRGKRGLKFKVHWKGYSTSEDSWEPIEGLREGFKSKILPLPGDADVICGGPPCQGISGYNRYRNVDSPLADERNIQIVVFMDIVQFLKPKYVLMENVVDILRFDKASFARYALSRLVHMKYQARLGTVAAGCYGLPQFRLRVFLWGAHPKEKLPQFPLPSHDVIVRYWPPPEFERNTVAYDEDQPRDDLEKATVLRDAISDLPDVTSHETREEMAYDKPPETDFQQFIRSTRNEMTGSELSGTRMINLLYDHRPYSLTEEDFARVCQIPKKKGANFRDLPGVVVGADNVARRDPTEEQMLLPSGKPLVPDFALNFEGGKSRRPYARLWWDETVSTVVTFPDLHSQAVMHPEQDRVLTIRECARLQGFPDYYRFCGTVKQRYRQIGNAVAVPVGRALGFTLGMAFQKLSGDDPLMTLPPKFSHSTNLQLAKSLFQKAE; this is encoded by the exons ATGAAATCGTCATCATCACCAACGGATTCAAGACCAAAATTAACACCTTTGCAGGTGTACGAATCCACTTCTACCTCAAGAAGATCTCCAAGATTAGCTCCACCAAACAACAATGTACCTTCAAAAACCCCCAAATCTAACAAACCCAAAACAACTCACATTTCCCTCAGACGATCTCCGAGGCTTGAACCCACACCTGCTTCTCCCCAAAGCGTTTCGAGGAAAAAGCACAGCCGAAACGTTTCTAAAACGAAATGCTCTGCTCGAAACGTTTCTGTTGACCGCAAAATCCCGTCGAGGTCCTCAAGGGTGGGGAATTCGCGCATGCAAAATGTTGCCGCCAACAGAACAGTTTTGTTGGATTCTTCAGCTTTGAGGAGGTCGCCGAGGCTGTCAAGTGCGGACATGGAGATTGTTGTTAGTGAACGAAACGCTTCAGTTGTTGTGGCGGATACAGCGCGCTTGAGGAGGTCCCCGAGGCTGGCAAATGGGTACGCGGAGGTTGCGGTCAGTAAAGTGAGGACTTTcttaaagagaaagagagtgtCTGACGAGATGTCAAGGTCACCAAGAAATCAAAACGGCCGATTGGACGTACAGTTTGCCTTAGTTCAG AGTGAAAAATGCTCGCGCTTCATAGTAAA CGAAGAGAATGAAAGAAATTGTTTGAAAGTAGAATGCTCGAGTAAGGACTTATCAAAGGGGTCACCTGTAGCATGCAGTTCAGCAAATGCTAAACTGGGATGCTGTGAAAAGCGTGGTTGTCAGTCTGTTTTGTTGACAATTTCTGACTCTGAAGTAGGGGATTCGGGAGAGTTTGAAGCCAAACCGCTATTGCTTCCATGGCATGGAGATAATGAGAGTCAAACTGGGATGGTAAAATGTGATGATGGCTCAAGTGTGTTTGAGGAGGAGCCGTTGAGGATGTCTCCAAGTTTTGATTTTGCAAATGAAAATGCTGTTATCAACGAGTCTCCCATAAAATCTTGTAAATGGTCCTCGGCATTGGATGGGGATGGGAATTTTGAAGTGATATCTTGTTCCAGTGGGATTTTTGATTCGAACGATGCATGCCCTTCTAAGAGGGTTAAAATTTGTGAAGAAAATTCTGTTTCAGGAATGTCAGATGAGAAGCTCTTGAGACGGTCTCCCAGGACAAACTCAATTGTTGTGACTGAAAATGGGGAAAACAAGTCAGGTAAGAAGCAATCTCCAAAGACGAATTCTGGTAAAGAACTGTCTTTGGAGAAGGCTTCTTCAGGGAAGAAGCAGAAGGAACACAGAGGTAATTGTTCCCTGATTGGAGATCCTGTCGCCCATGATGAAGCTCAAGAAAGGTGGCATTGGCGATATGAAATGAAG AGTAAGAGAACCAAGCATCCAAGACTCGCTTTAGA tgatgatgatgaagataagGTTGTTTGGAATGTTGAATGCCATTACACTCAGGCTAATATTGAAGGTCGCATCATTAATCTTGGAGATTGTGTCTATGTAAAG GGTGAAGGAGCAAAAAATCATATTGGTAGTATCTTAGAGTTTTTCAAGACAACAGACAGGGAAGATTATTTTAGGGTCCAATGGTTTTACAGAGCTGAGGATACG GTGATGAAAGAAGCAGCTGATTTTCATGACAATAAGCGGTTATTTTATTCCACAGTGATGAATGATAATCCAATAGATTGCATTATTTCTAAAGTCACTGTTGTACAGATATCACCTAGG GtacatttaaaatttcattcaacACCAGCGTCTGACTTCTACTTTGACATGGAATACTGTGTGGATTATTCAACATTTCGAACTTTGCTGACTGGTAAGAATTTAAATTCTACTCCTGGTACCGAGTTGCTGTTTGAGTCTTGCTGCAATTGCATGTCAAATGGAGGAAGGGAAGGaacagtttcatcattcaatggaAGGCATGAGATATTGGTCAGGAACCAAT ATTGTTCATTAAGGGGACATGAGTTATCACCACTGCCTTTCTGTGATTCTCGATCTGCAACTCCCAGTGATATTTCAATGGAAAACATGTCCACTTGTGGAAGTTACAAAGCAAAGTTGACACTACTAGATCTTTTCTCTGGCTGTGGTGGAATGTCAACTGGATTATGCCTGGGTGCCAAAGTTTCTTGTGTCGATCTTGTGACG aGATGGGCGCTAGACAGTGATGAGTCTGCATGTCAAAGCTTGAAGTTAAATCATCCGGAGACACAT GTTAGGAATGAAGCTGCCGAGGATTTTCTTGAACTATTGAAGGAATGGCAAAAGCTATGCAAACGTTATGCGGTCAATGATGTAGGAAGGACACATAAGTCACGGTCAATGGCATCAAGTatgtcaaaacaaaataaaaattcttcaaatgatgatgatattgcTTCTGGTGAATATGAAGTCGCTAGGCTTGTTGACATTTGTTATGGGAAGACCGATAAGAGAGGAAAGCGTGGGCTGAAATTTAAG GTGCACTGGAAGGGTTATAGTACCAGTGAAGATTCATGGGAGCCAATTGAAGGCTTAAG AGAGGGGTTCAAATCCAAGATCTTGCCACTTCCT GGTGATGCTGATGTGATTTGTGGAGGTCCTCCATGCCAAGGGATTAGTGGCTATAATCGCTATAGAAATGTTGATTCTCCACTTGCTGATGAAAGAAATATTCAGATTGTAGTCTTCATGGACATAGTGCAGTTCTTAAAACCTAAATATGTGCTGATGGAAAATGTAGTTGACATCCTTAGATTTGACAAGGCTTCGTTTGCTAGATATGCTTTAAGCCGATTGGTGCATATGAAATACCAAGCAAGGCTTGGCACTGTTGCAGCTGGTTGTTATGGTCTTCCACAATTTCGGCTGCGTGTTTTCTTGTGGGGAGCTCATCCCAAGGAG AAACTGCCTCAATTTCCACTTCCTTCTCATGATGTTATTGTCAGATATTGGCCTCCACCTGAGTTTGAG CGGAACACTGTTGCCTATGATGAAGATCAACCTCGTGATGATCTAGAAAAAGCCACAGTTCTTCGTGATGCCATTTCAGATCTTCCAGAT GTCACAAGCCATGAAACCCGTGAGGAAATGGCATACGACAAGCCTCCAGAAACTGACTTTCAACAATTCATAAGGTCAACAAGAAACG AGATGACTGGTTCTGAGCTCAGTGGAACAAGAATGATCAATTTGCTATATGACCATCGTCCTTATTCATTAACTGAAGAAGATTTTGCTCGAGTTTGccaaattcctaaaaaaaag GGAGCAAATTTCAGGGACCTACCTGGTGTGGTTGTAGGAGCTGACAATGTTGCCCGGCGGGATCCAACGGAAGAGCAAATGTTGTTGCCATCTGGAAAGCCCCTG GTACCTGATTTTGCCTTAAATTTCGAAGGAGGAAAGTCTAGAAG GCCATATGCGAGATTATGGTGGGATGAAACAGTGTCGACTGTTGTTACTTTTCCGGATCTTCACAGCCAG GCGGTGATGCATCCAGAGCAAGATCGAGTTCTCACCATACGAGAATGTGCTAGGCTGCAAGGTTTTCCTGATTATTATAGATTCTGCGGGACAGTTAAACAAAG